Proteins encoded within one genomic window of Rhodobacteraceae bacterium LMO-JJ12:
- a CDS encoding DUF2478 domain-containing protein has product MNIAYCMANRRGGTDLLLQEVAGFARARGVKTCGLVQINTECQPDGPCDMDVQILPDGPVIRISQSLGRGSRGCRLDSPALEDAAGQVAAALEKGADLMIINKFGKSEAEGNGLRAVIAEAIARDVPVLVGLNVANEAAFEAFSGGLAHKLTPEIKSVCEWVLAVTGRGSADVIEAAE; this is encoded by the coding sequence ATGAATATTGCCTATTGCATGGCCAACCGGCGTGGTGGCACTGATCTCTTGTTGCAGGAGGTGGCCGGGTTTGCCCGTGCGCGGGGGGTGAAGACCTGTGGTCTTGTGCAGATCAACACTGAATGTCAGCCGGACGGCCCTTGCGACATGGACGTGCAGATTCTTCCAGATGGGCCGGTGATCCGAATTTCGCAGTCTCTGGGACGCGGATCGCGCGGGTGTCGGCTGGACAGTCCGGCGCTGGAAGATGCGGCGGGGCAGGTGGCAGCGGCGCTTGAGAAGGGCGCGGATCTTATGATCATCAACAAGTTCGGCAAGAGCGAGGCAGAGGGCAATGGGCTGCGCGCGGTGATCGCCGAGGCGATTGCGCGGGACGTGCCGGTTCTTGTAGGGCTGAACGTCGCCAATGAAGCCGCGTTTGAGGCATTTTCGGGCGGCTTGGCGCATAAGTTGACGCCCGAGATCAAATCGGTTTGCGAATGGGTTCTGGCCGTGACCGGGCGCGGGTCGGCGGATGTAATTGAAGCGGCTGAGTAG
- the argE gene encoding acetylornithine deacetylase: MLESTCAHLERLIAFPTISADSNLEMMVYLADLLGDLGARVDLQHDESGTKANLIATIGPDVEGGLMLSGHSDVVPVAGQAWTSDPFEMIERDGKLFGRGTCDMKGFIAACIAMAPRFAERVGARPIHFAFTHDEEVGCLGARHLVEMMRERGLRPGMAIIGEPTEMRIIEGHKGCFEYTTHFHGLAGHGSDPDAGVNAVEYAVRYVSRLLQLKDQLRDRVPEDSRFEPPWTTVNVGGLHGGVAHNVIVETAAVEWEMRPVQKADADFVKSDLLAYCEEDLLPAMRAVCPEARIETQVIGEVEGLIPADENEARQIVAELTGANGAGLVPFGTEAGIFQSFGMDVVVCGPGSIEQAHKADEFVSRDELGKCLSMLEKLSLRMAG, from the coding sequence ATGTTGGAGAGCACCTGCGCGCATCTGGAGCGGTTGATCGCCTTTCCGACGATCTCCGCAGACAGCAATCTTGAGATGATGGTCTACCTGGCCGACCTTCTGGGTGATCTGGGCGCGCGGGTGGATTTGCAGCATGACGAGAGTGGCACCAAGGCCAATCTGATCGCCACGATCGGGCCGGACGTTGAGGGCGGTTTGATGCTGTCGGGGCATAGTGACGTGGTGCCTGTGGCCGGGCAGGCCTGGACCAGTGACCCGTTTGAGATGATCGAGCGTGACGGCAAACTTTTTGGGCGCGGCACCTGCGACATGAAGGGGTTTATTGCCGCCTGCATTGCTATGGCACCGCGATTTGCCGAGCGGGTGGGCGCGCGGCCTATCCATTTCGCGTTTACCCATGACGAGGAGGTGGGTTGTCTCGGGGCGCGCCATCTGGTCGAGATGATGCGCGAGCGCGGGTTGCGACCGGGTATGGCGATCATTGGCGAGCCGACCGAGATGCGCATCATCGAGGGGCATAAGGGCTGCTTTGAATACACCACGCATTTTCACGGGCTAGCCGGGCATGGATCGGACCCGGATGCGGGGGTGAATGCGGTGGAATACGCGGTGCGCTATGTTTCGCGGCTTTTGCAATTGAAAGATCAGTTGCGCGATAGGGTGCCCGAGGACAGCCGGTTTGAGCCGCCCTGGACCACGGTGAACGTGGGTGGCCTGCATGGCGGGGTAGCGCATAACGTGATCGTCGAGACGGCGGCGGTGGAATGGGAGATGCGGCCCGTGCAGAAGGCGGACGCAGATTTCGTCAAGTCGGACCTTTTGGCCTATTGCGAGGAGGATCTGCTTCCAGCGATGCGCGCGGTTTGTCCTGAGGCAAGGATTGAAACGCAAGTGATTGGCGAGGTCGAGGGGTTGATACCGGCAGACGAGAACGAGGCGCGCCAGATTGTTGCCGAGTTGACCGGAGCTAATGGTGCTGGGCTGGTACCGTTTGGCACGGAGGCCGGGATTTTCCAGAGCTTTGGCATGGATGTGGTGGTTTGCGGGCCCGGTTCAATCGAGCAGGCGCATAAGGCGGATGAATTTGTTTCCCGCGATGAATTGGGAAAATGTCTGAGTATGTTGGAGAAGCTGTCACTTCGCATGGCCGGATAG
- a CDS encoding cobalamin biosynthesis protein CbiX: MPQSPQSFPNTSDAAPVAIIVAHGSPSDPAPHERVMQGLATKVAHHLPGWRIEGTTLANPGAFEAALGRVENPLIYPFFMARGWFTETHLIKRIGDHPAHVLPPTGVDPALPDLFADILRAVLAQRDWDAGDTTLLLAAHGSKSLRPASSESALVTAKLLGHVLGFRRTVTGFIEQPPYLGETARDLGQAICLPFFAMKAGHVLTDLPQALAEAKFDGPVLPVLAQASGLPALIANSLRRHATERHAA; encoded by the coding sequence ATGCCCCAATCACCTCAGAGCTTTCCAAACACCTCCGACGCCGCGCCGGTCGCAATCATCGTGGCCCATGGCAGCCCCTCTGACCCTGCCCCACACGAACGCGTCATGCAGGGACTGGCCACCAAAGTGGCGCATCACCTGCCCGGTTGGCGCATCGAAGGCACGACGCTGGCCAACCCGGGAGCTTTCGAGGCCGCCCTCGGCCGGGTCGAAAACCCGTTGATCTACCCGTTCTTCATGGCCCGTGGCTGGTTCACCGAAACCCACCTGATCAAACGGATTGGCGATCACCCGGCCCATGTCTTGCCACCCACTGGCGTTGATCCTGCCCTGCCCGACCTTTTCGCTGACATACTGCGCGCTGTACTTGCACAGCGTGACTGGGATGCAGGCGATACAACCCTCCTGCTCGCCGCCCACGGCAGCAAATCCCTTCGCCCTGCCAGCTCCGAAAGCGCGCTCGTCACGGCAAAGCTGCTCGGTCATGTCCTGGGTTTTCGCCGCACCGTTACAGGCTTTATCGAACAGCCCCCCTATCTTGGCGAAACCGCCCGCGATCTGGGTCAGGCGATCTGCCTTCCGTTCTTTGCCATGAAGGCCGGCCATGTGCTCACCGATCTGCCCCAAGCCTTGGCCGAGGCAAAATTCGACGGCCCCGTTCTGCCCGTCCTGGCCCAAGCCAGCGGCCTGCCCGCCCTGATCGCAAACAGCCTCAGACGCCACGCCACAGAAAGACACGCCGCATGA
- a CDS encoding NnrS family protein: MNMIMRVFSAGYRIFFLLAGLFAVFAMLVWEGYLGIHAAGGLVSDLPFAMAPHYWHAHEMIFGYGAAVIAGFLMTAAPNWVGGKGAGHGFFLLAAGVWVLGRIAVWSSGMLPPMVVAVVDLAFVLVLWVRVLMLLMQNPKPQQMIFLVVLAFFWGANLRVHLEWMDLTGDGAAEGLRAGLLTISALIMVLGGRVTPAFTRNAMMKAGAEFKDLPSDLKPAMIVAIACALGLPLLALVDLGGPVFGAVAIAAGLAALVRLSRWQSLWTVRQPILWSLHLGYAMNAAGLIVLGLAALDIGSEVAALHVLGIGAVGGMTVAVMSRAALGHSGRALVAPWSVAMAYVLIPLAAIARFVASGWPDYYYLGVLFAGALWIAAFALFVIELWPVFTGERKGAVV; the protein is encoded by the coding sequence ATGAACATGATCATGCGGGTTTTTTCAGCGGGCTACCGGATATTTTTTCTGCTGGCGGGGCTGTTTGCGGTGTTCGCCATGTTGGTCTGGGAAGGGTATCTGGGCATTCATGCGGCCGGTGGTCTGGTAAGTGACCTGCCGTTTGCGATGGCACCGCACTATTGGCACGCACATGAGATGATCTTTGGTTATGGCGCCGCCGTGATTGCCGGATTTTTGATGACCGCCGCGCCCAATTGGGTTGGGGGCAAGGGGGCGGGTCATGGCTTCTTCCTGCTGGCTGCAGGTGTCTGGGTTCTGGGACGAATCGCGGTCTGGTCTTCGGGGATGTTGCCGCCGATGGTTGTTGCGGTGGTCGATCTTGCCTTTGTGTTGGTGCTTTGGGTGAGAGTTCTGATGCTTCTGATGCAAAACCCCAAACCGCAACAGATGATCTTTCTGGTGGTTCTGGCGTTCTTCTGGGGGGCGAATCTGCGCGTGCATCTGGAATGGATGGATTTGACCGGCGATGGCGCGGCCGAGGGGCTGCGGGCCGGGTTGCTGACAATTTCGGCGCTGATCATGGTGTTGGGCGGGCGGGTTACACCAGCCTTTACGCGCAATGCGATGATGAAAGCGGGAGCTGAATTCAAAGACCTGCCGAGTGATTTGAAACCGGCAATGATTGTGGCGATTGCCTGTGCGTTGGGCCTGCCATTGCTGGCGCTTGTTGATCTGGGCGGGCCGGTTTTTGGCGCCGTGGCGATTGCCGCAGGTCTGGCGGCGCTGGTGCGGTTGAGCCGTTGGCAGAGTTTATGGACAGTTCGACAACCGATTCTGTGGTCGCTGCATTTGGGATACGCCATGAACGCAGCCGGGCTGATCGTGCTTGGGCTTGCGGCGCTTGATATCGGCTCGGAGGTGGCGGCGTTGCACGTTTTGGGAATCGGTGCGGTCGGAGGCATGACTGTGGCTGTTATGTCGCGGGCGGCACTGGGTCATTCGGGACGCGCGCTTGTGGCGCCTTGGTCGGTGGCAATGGCTTATGTGCTGATTCCACTGGCTGCGATCGCGAGATTTGTGGCCTCGGGCTGGCCGGATTATTACTATCTCGGCGTTCTGTTTGCGGGGGCTTTATGGATCGCCGCTTTCGCTCTTTTTGTCATCGAACTCTGGCCGGTTTTCACCGGCGAGAGGAAGGGCGCTGTGGTCTAG
- a CDS encoding cytochrome c, translated as MREVMTKSMARNIFYGGSLFFIIVFLGLSAHSHRYILNTSTNTETLTESVAAGKHLWEKHNCVNCHTILGEGAYFAPELANVMTRWGVDGEPEEAFDALKGWMDAMPTGVEGRRQMPQFNLTDEEYRELADFLLWVNTIKAQDWPPNDAG; from the coding sequence ATGCGTGAAGTCATGACCAAGAGCATGGCCCGCAATATTTTTTATGGCGGATCATTGTTCTTTATTATCGTATTTTTGGGCCTCTCGGCCCATTCCCACAGATATATTCTCAACACTTCGACCAACACCGAGACGTTGACCGAGAGTGTCGCCGCAGGCAAACACCTGTGGGAGAAACATAACTGTGTTAACTGTCACACGATCCTGGGCGAGGGTGCCTATTTTGCCCCCGAACTGGCCAACGTGATGACGCGCTGGGGAGTTGATGGCGAGCCAGAAGAGGCGTTTGACGCGCTGAAAGGCTGGATGGACGCGATGCCGACAGGCGTCGAGGGTCGGCGCCAGATGCCGCAGTTCAACTTGACGGACGAAGAATACCGCGAACTCGCGGACTTCCTGCTTTGGGTCAACACGATCAAAGCGCAGGATTGGCCACCGAATGATGCGGGCTGA
- a CDS encoding cbb3-type cytochrome c oxidase subunit I yields the protein MKYKTQKIALAYFVTAMALFAVQVSMGLIMGWIYVDGNFLTEILPFNIARILHTNSLIVWLLLGFFGAAYYLIPEESEREIHSTKLAYLQLGILILGTAGVVLTYFFNLFEGNFLLGKEGREFLEQPKWVKAGIVVAALIFLYNISMTVLQGKKTAIANILLLGLWAIALLFLFAFYNPANLALDKMYWWYVVHLWVEATWELVMASILAFLMLKLTGVDREIVEKWLYVIIATALFSGILGTGHHYYWIGMPGYWQWIGSIFSALEVIPFFGMMAFTFVMVWKGRRDHPNKAALLWALGCSTLAFFGAGVWGFLHTLHGVNYYTHGTQITAAHGHLAFYGAYVCINLAIITYAMPILRGRDPYNQVLNMAAFWLMSGGMLFMTFTLTFAGTVQTHLQRVNGEYFMDVQDQIWIFYAMRFGSGVAVVLGALLFIYAVLVPRKELVRPGKLERERLEKDPDHVAAE from the coding sequence ATGAAATATAAGACACAGAAAATCGCCCTGGCCTATTTCGTCACTGCAATGGCTCTATTTGCGGTGCAGGTGAGCATGGGTCTGATCATGGGTTGGATTTATGTCGATGGGAACTTCCTGACAGAAATCCTGCCCTTCAACATCGCAAGAATTCTGCATACGAACTCTCTGATTGTCTGGCTGTTGCTGGGCTTCTTCGGGGCCGCTTACTACTTGATCCCGGAGGAATCCGAGCGTGAGATTCATTCGACCAAGCTGGCCTATCTCCAGCTAGGTATCCTGATCCTCGGCACGGCAGGGGTCGTTCTGACCTATTTCTTCAACCTCTTTGAAGGAAACTTCCTGCTTGGCAAAGAGGGGCGCGAGTTCCTTGAGCAGCCAAAATGGGTCAAGGCGGGCATCGTCGTGGCCGCTCTGATCTTCCTCTACAACATCTCGATGACAGTGTTGCAGGGTAAGAAAACCGCGATTGCCAACATCCTGTTGCTGGGTCTCTGGGCCATTGCATTGCTGTTCCTCTTCGCCTTCTACAACCCTGCCAACCTGGCGTTGGACAAGATGTATTGGTGGTATGTGGTTCACCTCTGGGTGGAAGCCACTTGGGAACTTGTCATGGCCTCTATCCTGGCTTTCTTGATGCTCAAGTTGACCGGGGTTGACCGCGAGATCGTTGAAAAGTGGCTCTATGTTATCATTGCCACGGCTCTGTTCTCGGGAATCCTGGGCACGGGTCACCACTATTACTGGATCGGCATGCCCGGTTACTGGCAGTGGATCGGCTCGATCTTCTCGGCACTTGAGGTGATTCCTTTCTTCGGGATGATGGCCTTTACCTTTGTGATGGTCTGGAAGGGGCGTCGCGATCACCCGAACAAGGCAGCTCTCCTCTGGGCGCTGGGCTGTTCAACGCTGGCCTTTTTTGGTGCCGGTGTATGGGGCTTCCTGCACACGCTGCACGGTGTGAACTATTACACCCACGGCACGCAGATCACGGCGGCGCACGGTCACCTGGCCTTCTATGGTGCCTATGTCTGTATCAACCTGGCGATTATCACTTATGCGATGCCGATCCTTCGCGGACGTGACCCCTATAACCAAGTGCTCAACATGGCTGCCTTCTGGCTGATGTCGGGCGGGATGCTGTTCATGACCTTCACGCTGACCTTTGCTGGCACGGTGCAAACCCACCTGCAGCGCGTCAACGGCGAGTATTTCATGGACGTGCAGGATCAAATCTGGATCTTCTACGCCATGCGCTTTGGTTCTGGTGTTGCGGTTGTTTTGGGTGCGCTCTTGTTCATCTATGCGGTGCTTGTGCCCCGCAAAGAGTTGGTTCGCCCCGGCAAGCTGGAACGTGAGCGTCTTGAAAAAGACCCTGATCACGTGGCAGCGGAATGA
- a CDS encoding CbbQ/NirQ/NorQ/GpvN family protein, with product MNATYDKKEGAADAPFYLPQGDECEIFAAAHENNLPVLLKGPTGCGKTRFVAHMAARLGRPLYTVACHDDLSAADLIGRYLLKGGETIWVDGPLTRAVREGAICYLDEVVEARKDVTVVLHPLTDDRRILPIDRTGEELEAAPGFMLVASYNPGYQNILKTLKPSTRQRFLSVEFDFPAPDFEIDVVARESGLSEDQVKPLVRLAGKLRDLKGQDLEEGVSTRLVIYAATLVAQGMPMERAILAAMIEPLTDDADVKRGLLDLVTAVIG from the coding sequence ATGAACGCCACATATGACAAGAAGGAGGGGGCGGCTGACGCCCCCTTCTATCTGCCACAGGGTGATGAATGCGAAATCTTCGCAGCCGCCCATGAAAACAATCTGCCGGTCCTTCTCAAGGGACCGACGGGATGCGGCAAGACCCGCTTTGTGGCCCATATGGCCGCGAGATTGGGACGCCCGCTCTATACCGTGGCATGCCACGATGATCTTTCCGCCGCCGACCTGATCGGGCGCTACCTGTTGAAGGGGGGCGAGACGATTTGGGTGGATGGCCCGCTAACCCGCGCAGTGCGCGAGGGTGCGATTTGCTATCTCGATGAGGTGGTCGAGGCACGCAAGGACGTAACGGTTGTGCTTCACCCGCTGACTGATGATCGGCGAATCCTACCAATTGATCGGACCGGTGAAGAACTGGAAGCGGCGCCTGGCTTTATGTTGGTGGCGTCATATAACCCCGGCTATCAGAATATCCTCAAGACGCTCAAACCCTCGACACGGCAACGTTTTCTATCGGTTGAATTTGACTTCCCGGCACCCGATTTTGAAATCGACGTTGTTGCGCGCGAAAGCGGATTGTCAGAGGATCAGGTGAAACCGCTGGTTCGGCTGGCGGGCAAGCTGCGCGATCTCAAAGGGCAGGATCTGGAGGAAGGGGTATCGACCCGTCTGGTGATCTATGCCGCGACATTGGTGGCGCAGGGCATGCCGATGGAGCGTGCCATTCTGGCCGCGATGATCGAGCCGCTGACCGATGACGCAGATGTCAAACGTGGGCTGCTCGACCTTGTGACCGCCGTGATCGGGTGA
- a CDS encoding VWA domain-containing protein, producing MADELEIEPWEPEETVGKLWHRFASRLELPEIHEDARVSLSEVGGRLAVLFRGLGGDPAVEIKPVADERSDHRLSLTRWLGNEAETVARASFDGAALRLPENLAVFPAREANAALYLWLAVAAASAVAPEDMPDDLLQADVMALNAVRATIEAALENAPGFVGLYGDLCGAALSQRNRPALPSAERDIEHVIRHMLGDPAPLRPSAERLWEAMCNADPSGLEAPRKYRPFLPVVLWPDLRALHRSEAHVGDAEQSEGAGGGEQEQGENSRRARRRKSEQADRNDSFILHKFEAILSWAEFINLNRRVDEDDEDDAKKAADDQDEIGLGQTSKAPATRLKLHLDLAPEDADREALASKHTYPEWDARSASYLPAHARVLATRLEAGNEIPSFREDPKAAARIRAVKRQFEALRPGRVLTTGHLDGDDLDMERAVRSQVEFLATGESNERVWMQNRTEKRDLAVSILLDVSRSTEAAVPGHGHDGRAVIDIEREALAALSWGLDACGDDFAIHAFSSLKRDRVYVQEAKGFNEPMSAMIESRIASLRPGFYTRLGAAVRHVSQDLSKQARKRRLLLVITDGKPNDLDHYEGRHGIEDSRMAVLEARRAGHAVFGITVDRHGKSWFSRIFGQGGYALISDPEKLTHALPRIYRELVGA from the coding sequence GTGGCAGACGAGCTTGAAATCGAACCATGGGAACCTGAGGAAACCGTCGGGAAGCTGTGGCATCGGTTTGCCAGCCGCCTTGAGCTGCCGGAAATACATGAGGACGCTCGCGTTTCGCTGAGTGAAGTGGGCGGGCGGCTGGCGGTTCTTTTTCGCGGTCTTGGCGGTGATCCGGCTGTTGAGATCAAGCCGGTTGCCGATGAGAGAAGCGATCACCGGCTGTCGCTGACGCGGTGGCTGGGCAATGAGGCCGAAACCGTTGCGCGCGCCAGTTTTGACGGTGCGGCCCTTCGGCTGCCCGAAAATCTGGCGGTGTTTCCCGCGAGAGAGGCGAATGCGGCGCTCTATCTCTGGCTGGCGGTGGCGGCGGCGTCGGCTGTGGCACCTGAAGATATGCCGGATGATCTTTTGCAGGCCGATGTGATGGCGCTCAACGCGGTGCGTGCAACGATTGAAGCGGCGTTGGAAAACGCGCCGGGGTTTGTTGGGCTCTACGGTGATCTCTGTGGCGCGGCCCTGAGCCAACGCAACCGCCCGGCCTTGCCCAGTGCCGAGCGCGATATCGAACATGTGATCCGTCATATGTTGGGCGATCCTGCGCCTCTGCGCCCCAGTGCGGAGCGGCTTTGGGAGGCAATGTGCAATGCAGACCCGTCCGGGCTTGAAGCGCCGCGAAAATACCGACCATTTCTGCCGGTGGTGCTTTGGCCTGATCTGCGCGCGCTGCATCGCTCGGAGGCGCATGTAGGCGACGCCGAGCAATCCGAAGGGGCAGGCGGCGGCGAGCAGGAGCAGGGTGAGAACAGCCGTCGCGCGCGGCGGCGCAAGTCCGAACAGGCGGATCGAAATGACAGTTTTATCCTGCACAAGTTTGAGGCGATCCTAAGCTGGGCCGAGTTTATCAACCTCAACCGGCGGGTTGATGAAGACGACGAAGACGATGCCAAGAAGGCGGCCGACGATCAGGATGAAATTGGTCTGGGGCAAACTTCAAAGGCACCCGCGACGCGGCTTAAGTTGCACCTTGATCTCGCACCTGAAGATGCCGACCGCGAGGCGCTTGCAAGCAAGCATACTTATCCCGAATGGGACGCGCGCTCGGCAAGCTATTTGCCAGCCCATGCGCGGGTTTTGGCAACACGGCTGGAGGCGGGTAACGAAATCCCCTCGTTTCGCGAAGATCCGAAGGCGGCGGCGCGAATCCGGGCCGTTAAGCGACAGTTTGAGGCGCTGCGTCCAGGGCGGGTTTTGACCACCGGACATCTGGACGGTGATGATCTTGATATGGAGCGCGCGGTGCGTTCGCAGGTCGAGTTTCTGGCGACCGGGGAAAGCAACGAGCGGGTGTGGATGCAAAACCGCACCGAAAAGCGCGATCTGGCGGTGTCGATTCTTTTGGATGTGTCGCGCTCAACCGAAGCGGCGGTGCCGGGGCATGGCCATGACGGGCGCGCGGTGATTGATATTGAACGCGAAGCGTTGGCGGCGCTCTCTTGGGGGCTGGATGCCTGTGGCGACGATTTTGCGATTCATGCCTTCTCGTCACTCAAGCGGGATCGGGTCTATGTGCAGGAGGCCAAGGGTTTTAACGAGCCGATGAGCGCAATGATCGAGTCGCGGATTGCGTCGCTCAGACCGGGGTTTTACACGCGGCTTGGCGCGGCGGTACGCCATGTTTCACAGGATTTGTCCAAGCAGGCCCGCAAACGGCGGCTTTTGCTGGTGATTACGGACGGCAAGCCCAACGATCTGGACCACTATGAGGGCCGTCACGGCATTGAAGATAGCCGTATGGCGGTTCTGGAAGCGCGGCGGGCTGGGCATGCTGTGTTCGGAATTACTGTGGATCGGCATGGTAAATCCTGGTTTTCGCGGATATTCGGGCAGGGTGGCTATGCTCTGATTTCTGACCCTGAGAAGTTAACCCATGCGTTGCCACGAATCTATCGCGAGCTGGTTGGGGCGTGA
- a CDS encoding cytochrome c oxidase subunit 3, with translation MSDESTPFDDLPGDLMMWVLIISELLVFGAGLLAFLAVRITDPAGFAEAQSHLHRTAAGINTVVLVTSGWMAALAVHAAEIGQRARVRLLLAGAAALGVVFLVLKGIEYADKAAAGITFETHPFFLFYYMLTGFHAAHVVAGIVILGLVAWRAQPRTVEVGAQFWHMVDLVWVILFPIIYLLG, from the coding sequence ATGTCTGACGAGAGCACACCGTTCGATGATCTGCCCGGAGATCTGATGATGTGGGTTCTGATCATTTCCGAACTGCTGGTCTTTGGGGCAGGTCTCTTGGCGTTTCTTGCGGTGCGGATCACTGATCCGGCGGGGTTTGCAGAGGCGCAATCGCATCTGCACCGCACAGCAGCCGGGATCAATACCGTGGTCTTGGTCACGTCGGGTTGGATGGCCGCGCTGGCGGTGCATGCGGCAGAGATCGGCCAAAGGGCGCGGGTGCGGCTTTTGCTGGCCGGGGCGGCGGCGTTGGGGGTGGTTTTTCTGGTACTCAAGGGCATTGAGTATGCCGACAAGGCGGCCGCGGGGATCACCTTTGAAACCCATCCGTTCTTCTTGTTTTACTATATGCTCACCGGGTTTCACGCCGCGCATGTGGTGGCGGGAATCGTCATCTTGGGGCTGGTGGCATGGCGCGCGCAGCCGCGCACGGTCGAGGTCGGCGCGCAGTTTTGGCATATGGTCGATCTGGTCTGGGTGATCCTGTTTCCCATCATCTATTTGCTGGGATGA
- a CDS encoding cytochrome C oxidase subunit IV family protein: MNEKTQFKPTRAWIVLIALSMGSTLIALSGQSGLVPALAILVLAWGKARVILRQYLGLAQAPGWSRGFSLVLAIYMIVAMGLTAAAGG, from the coding sequence ATGAATGAAAAAACCCAGTTCAAGCCGACACGCGCCTGGATTGTACTGATCGCCTTGTCGATGGGCAGCACGTTGATTGCACTCAGCGGTCAGAGCGGGTTGGTGCCAGCGCTGGCAATTCTTGTGCTGGCCTGGGGCAAGGCACGGGTGATCCTGCGGCAATACCTGGGACTGGCGCAGGCACCGGGTTGGAGCCGAGGATTTTCGCTGGTTTTGGCGATCTATATGATCGTCGCGATGGGTTTGACGGCTGCGGCTGGGGGCTAG
- a CDS encoding Crp/Fnr family transcriptional regulator has product MTPELETLARQSLLLSAVPEAEADSILRESHLVNFDRGQTIFIQGERARAIYIVADGWVKLYRVAPSGAEAVVGVFTRGRSFGEAVAFRKDVYPVSAESVTKCRLIRIDADIFLRGIRNSPDVAVAVLSATFHHLHSLVEQLEALKARTGAQRVAEFLCELAAPCDEGYCEVRLPYDKVLIAGRLGMKPESLSRAFAKLKPIGVQIKQNRANIKDMAGLRAYAEEDPAVAWTRP; this is encoded by the coding sequence ATGACGCCCGAGCTGGAAACCCTCGCCCGACAGTCGCTGTTGCTCTCCGCAGTGCCAGAAGCCGAAGCCGACAGTATTCTGCGTGAATCGCATCTGGTGAATTTTGATCGGGGTCAAACGATCTTTATTCAGGGCGAACGCGCCCGCGCAATCTACATCGTCGCCGACGGTTGGGTAAAACTCTACCGCGTCGCACCCAGCGGCGCCGAGGCCGTCGTCGGGGTGTTCACCCGCGGGCGCAGCTTTGGCGAGGCAGTGGCCTTTCGCAAGGATGTCTACCCGGTCTCGGCCGAATCGGTGACCAAGTGCCGCCTGATCAGGATCGACGCCGACATCTTCCTGCGCGGCATCCGCAACTCGCCTGATGTTGCCGTCGCGGTCTTGTCGGCAACTTTTCACCACCTGCACAGCCTCGTTGAACAGCTCGAAGCACTCAAAGCGCGCACCGGCGCCCAGCGCGTGGCCGAATTTCTCTGCGAATTGGCAGCACCCTGCGACGAAGGCTATTGCGAGGTCAGACTGCCTTACGACAAAGTTTTGATTGCTGGCCGTCTCGGGATGAAACCCGAAAGCCTGAGCCGCGCTTTCGCCAAGCTCAAACCGATCGGCGTGCAGATCAAACAGAACAGGGCCAATATCAAGGACATGGCCGGGCTGCGCGCCTATGCCGAAGAAGATCCCGCCGTCGCCTGGACACGGCCCTGA
- a CDS encoding Crp/Fnr family transcriptional regulator, whose translation MVKLRRGQKLEVRGRNCFVFWIIVSGSAAICTSFADGRRQITGIEMPGDIICGLIDTDEEACWLEALEESRICVLDFSADAMALRQNPDFLTEMFKLTHNRLETAMRHLSTLGRLDSTERVLLFLAQMALRKRRTQHNDAPVRLKMTREDIADYLGLNPETVSRIFSRVKKTGLIKFLSPTEYLVPDMEAIKHRLPVLVDPGGIALNTGGHPHKTPIREVRA comes from the coding sequence GTGGTCAAATTGAGACGCGGCCAAAAGCTTGAAGTCCGCGGCCGCAATTGTTTCGTCTTCTGGATTATTGTCAGCGGCTCAGCAGCCATCTGCACATCCTTTGCCGATGGCCGCCGCCAGATTACCGGAATCGAAATGCCCGGCGACATCATTTGCGGCCTGATCGACACCGATGAGGAAGCCTGCTGGCTTGAAGCGCTTGAGGAATCCCGGATCTGTGTTCTCGATTTCTCGGCCGACGCCATGGCGCTGCGCCAGAACCCCGATTTCTTGACCGAAATGTTCAAACTTACCCACAATCGACTCGAAACCGCGATGCGGCATCTCTCAACGCTTGGGCGCCTTGATTCGACCGAACGGGTCTTGCTGTTTCTCGCCCAGATGGCGTTGCGCAAGCGCCGAACCCAACACAACGACGCGCCCGTACGCCTCAAGATGACACGCGAAGATATCGCCGATTATCTCGGACTTAACCCCGAAACGGTCAGCCGCATTTTCAGCCGGGTAAAAAAGACCGGGCTGATCAAATTCCTGTCGCCTACCGAATACCTGGTGCCCGACATGGAGGCCATCAAACATCGTCTACCGGTGCTGGTTGATCCTGGCGGCATCGCTCTCAATACAGGGGGCCACCCCCACAAAACCCCGATCAGAGAGGTAAGAGCCTGA